GGCCGGGGTAGAGGCCGAGGGGGAGCCGGCAGCGCCCCGCTCCACGCGCACGGCGGTGCAGCCCTGCGCCGCCTGGGTGGCTTCCTGCAACTGGCGCAGCCGCTGCTGGTCGACCAGATCTTGCAGGGACACGGAATCCAGGTAATCGACCATCTTGCGGTTCAGGGTGGTCCAGAGCTCGTGCGTCATGCATTTGCCCGACTTGCCGTCTTTGCCGCTGGTGCAATCGTGCTTGCCGCCGCAATTGGTGGCGTCCAGGGGTTCGTCAACCGCGAAGATGATGTCGGCGACCGTGACATTGCGGGCCAACCGGGCCAGCGAGTAGCCGCCGCCGGGGCCGCGCACGCTGTCGACCAGTTCGTGCCGGCGCAGCTTGCCGAACAGCTGCTCCAGGTAAGAAAGCGAAATATTCTGACGCTGGCTGATTGCCGCGAGAGTCACCGGACCGCTGTGCTGCCGCATGGCCAGGTCGATCATCGCGGTGACCGCGAACCGCCCTTTCGTAGTGAGCCGCATGGTGGATTCCTGTTAAAACCGGCAGGCCACCCGGCTGGGCAACCAATACCTGAGTAATTGCCTCAAGTATAGCAAATTCCCGAGTAAATTGCTAAGCCATCGCAGTCGCAAAAAACCGCGCCGTAGCGCGGTTTTTCAAGGCCTGATCGGGCCGGGGCCGGCGGGATCAGGCCGCCTGGTACTGCGTGGCCCGCTTGCGGACCAGCTCAAGAACACCCTGACAGGCGTCTTCCAGGTAGTCGAGCACCTTGCCGAAGCCTTCGGGGCCGCCGTAGTAGGGATCGGGCACCGTGGCTTCTTCGAATTCGTTGGCAAAGCGCATCAGCAGCATCAGCTTGTGCTGGTAGGCCTTGGGGCATTGTTGCTGCAGCGCGGAAAGGTTGTCCCAGTCCATGGCCAGGATGAGATCGAACTCGCGGAAGTCGTCGGCCGTTACCTGGCGGGCTTCGCAATGGTTGATCTCGTAGCCGCGCTTGCGGGCGGCGGCCTGGGCGCGAGCATCGGGCGCTTCACCAATATGGTAGGCATGCGTGCCTGCGGAATCCACGCGCACGACATCGCTCAAACCGGCATCGTTCACCAAATGGCGAAAAACGCCCTCCGCGCTTGGCGAGCGACAGATATTACCCATGCAAACGAAAAGTACCTTGGTCATCATGGGTGTAAGTCTGAGGGAAAACCCGGAATATAGCAAGTTTTTTTTGCAATTGCGCAAGCGTGTGCAGCGGTTTTGTGAAGATTATTTTTGTCTATTCAATCAATAGCTTAAGACAATAATTGCAAGTACTACATAAGCTATTTCAAGGCCACGCGGTAACAAATCCGCCGCTTTGACCGCAATGCAGCACCCGGGCGGTTTCGCCCCCTGCCCGCGCTAGGCCGCGCCGTCCAGCAGCACGCGTTGCTTGAGTGCGTTGAGCGCATCGCGCGCCGCCGCGGCCTGCTCGAATTCCAGGTTGCGGGCATGGTCGGTCATGAGCTTTTCCAGACGGCGGATTTCGCGGGCCACCGATTTTTCGTCGGCCAGCACCTCGGGGGCGATCGCGGATTCCAGAGTATCGTGGCGCGCCGGGGCGACGATGCCGTCGATGAGCTCGCGCACCGCCTTGTTGA
This genomic window from Bordetella petrii contains:
- the iscR gene encoding Fe-S cluster assembly transcriptional regulator IscR translates to MRLTTKGRFAVTAMIDLAMRQHSGPVTLAAISQRQNISLSYLEQLFGKLRRHELVDSVRGPGGGYSLARLARNVTVADIIFAVDEPLDATNCGGKHDCTSGKDGKSGKCMTHELWTTLNRKMVDYLDSVSLQDLVDQQRLRQLQEATQAAQGCTAVRVERGAAGSPSASTPAIAADATV
- a CDS encoding low molecular weight protein-tyrosine-phosphatase, which gives rise to MMTKVLFVCMGNICRSPSAEGVFRHLVNDAGLSDVVRVDSAGTHAYHIGEAPDARAQAAARKRGYEINHCEARQVTADDFREFDLILAMDWDNLSALQQQCPKAYQHKLMLLMRFANEFEEATVPDPYYGGPEGFGKVLDYLEDACQGVLELVRKRATQYQAA